In Prevotella sp. oral taxon 475, one DNA window encodes the following:
- a CDS encoding glycoside hydrolase family 5 protein — protein sequence MKKIIALLFMLPILFACGDKNTPDTSPAPNPNPNPPNPPVVVTSPPRVRGFMVQTANGLHPQTIKDLSTWGANVIRLQLNPATYALKKGKDLWATLPEYLNSVEEKVRAAQSVNVKVILDLHEPPIYVNGKVPTLDDHNQRGFWANHPEMKDALIRMWKNIAQHFTKKEYENEIWGYDLFNEPSEKGRAAVQEWLAMVPDIITVIRTVNKNVWIVFQPGLVAETFQKEKKKIIQKDKRVVYSLHFYCPETFACQGILYKGEYNSKTMTHEEAIASFKREYPGKAKNHWWEKEETYCNKATLEAELKPLTNFASEYKVPVLIGEFSVITWAPVNSAINWFKDVIDIFEKNNFSWCFHAFREWQGWSLESPEGLNAFWFSREKAPAPQAKETQRAKYFKDVFKRLNKKTPASGK from the coding sequence ATGAAAAAAATTATTGCATTGTTGTTTATGTTGCCAATCCTATTTGCTTGCGGTGATAAGAATACCCCAGACACATCTCCTGCACCTAATCCCAACCCTAATCCCCCTAACCCACCGGTAGTAGTAACGTCCCCCCCAAGAGTGCGAGGCTTCATGGTTCAGACTGCTAACGGACTACACCCACAAACAATCAAAGATTTGAGTACTTGGGGCGCCAACGTCATAAGATTGCAACTTAACCCAGCAACTTATGCTTTGAAAAAGGGAAAAGATTTATGGGCAACCTTGCCGGAATATCTGAATTCGGTAGAAGAAAAAGTACGTGCTGCACAAAGTGTAAATGTAAAAGTTATTCTAGACTTGCATGAGCCTCCTATCTATGTAAACGGAAAAGTACCAACATTAGACGACCACAACCAGCGTGGTTTTTGGGCAAATCATCCGGAAATGAAAGATGCTCTTATCCGGATGTGGAAGAACATTGCACAGCATTTTACAAAAAAAGAATACGAAAATGAGATATGGGGATATGATCTTTTCAACGAGCCCAGCGAGAAAGGCAGAGCTGCGGTGCAGGAATGGTTGGCTATGGTACCCGATATCATAACAGTAATTCGCACTGTTAACAAAAACGTATGGATTGTTTTCCAACCCGGTCTGGTGGCAGAAACCTTCCAAAAAGAAAAGAAAAAGATTATTCAGAAAGACAAGCGGGTGGTATACAGTCTTCATTTCTATTGCCCTGAAACCTTTGCTTGTCAGGGAATATTATATAAAGGAGAATACAATTCCAAAACAATGACTCATGAAGAAGCCATTGCTTCTTTCAAAAGAGAATACCCGGGAAAGGCCAAAAACCATTGGTGGGAAAAGGAAGAAACTTATTGTAACAAAGCAACCTTAGAAGCTGAACTCAAGCCCCTGACAAATTTTGCCTCTGAATATAAAGTTCCTGTCTTGATCGGTGAATTCAGTGTCATCACATGGGCACCTGTAAATTCGGCTATCAATTGGTTTAAAGATGTTATAGATATCTTCGAGAAGAATAATTTCTCTTGGTGCTTCCATGCTTTCCGCGAGTGGCAAGGATGGAGTCTGGAAAGTCCGGAAGGTCTTAATGCATTCTGGTTTAGTAGAGAAAAGGCTCCAGCTCCACAAGCAAAAGAAACTCAACGGGCCAAATATTTTAAGGATGTGTTCAAGAGGTTGAATAAAAAGACTCCCGCATCAGGAAAATAA
- a CDS encoding RagB/SusD family nutrient uptake outer membrane protein — MKKNKIVSTGLVALGLLLSGCNDFLNVNPDNRTTVNNVEKIKGILVSAYSVNSNLMVTEYMSDNADEYKNTRTDRFFDQTYRWETITDVAPNDAPERWWGSYYSAIANANTALKAIEEQGGATTVELKECKGEALICRAYAHFMLVNLFCQNYNTQTGNKDLGIPYMYDTDTKIGVVRNRETVAAVYEKIGKDLEEGLPLVGDSHLKVLKFHFNQKAAYAFATRYYLFHEEWQKAVQYAGACLGNSPQTVLRDWKSYEDMQRDRKAYTLKYVESSNKCNLLLQSVASEAPRAFNNFYALKKYAHGPYLDNNETFKAPNIWGSATFYDQGPFLYVVGVDEAYDIPWRIPFLFQETDPVKHTGYLKTIFPAFTTDECLLNRAEAYIMLKKYDLAAADLTLWMQNILKTTMVLTPSSIEAFYKPIGYSYEDADKMLSTIKKHLHPKFAIEAEGSRQECMLQCVLGFKRIEALHTGARWFDIKRYGIEIVRRVIDSSGVPEKVTDRLLQDDPRRAIQLPPSTLDAGQTPNPRN, encoded by the coding sequence ATGAAGAAGAATAAGATAGTAAGCACAGGTCTCGTGGCCTTGGGACTGTTGCTGAGCGGCTGCAACGACTTTCTCAATGTGAATCCCGACAACCGTACAACGGTGAACAACGTAGAGAAAATCAAAGGAATATTGGTTTCTGCTTACTCGGTTAACTCTAACCTAATGGTGACAGAATACATGTCGGACAATGCAGACGAATACAAGAATACCCGCACCGATAGGTTCTTTGATCAGACCTACCGATGGGAAACGATTACCGATGTGGCACCTAACGATGCGCCCGAACGTTGGTGGGGTAGCTATTACTCGGCTATTGCCAATGCCAATACGGCCCTCAAGGCTATAGAAGAACAGGGTGGAGCAACCACCGTAGAACTGAAAGAGTGCAAGGGAGAGGCCTTGATATGTCGCGCCTACGCCCACTTCATGTTGGTGAACCTGTTCTGTCAGAACTATAACACTCAAACCGGCAACAAGGATCTGGGTATTCCTTATATGTATGACACCGATACGAAGATTGGTGTGGTGCGTAATCGCGAGACGGTAGCTGCTGTTTACGAGAAAATAGGTAAAGACCTTGAAGAGGGTCTGCCCCTGGTGGGCGACTCGCACCTTAAGGTTCTGAAGTTCCATTTCAATCAAAAAGCGGCATATGCCTTTGCAACACGCTATTATCTATTCCACGAAGAGTGGCAGAAAGCTGTGCAATATGCCGGCGCTTGCCTTGGAAACTCGCCTCAGACAGTGCTTAGAGACTGGAAAAGCTATGAGGATATGCAGCGCGACCGCAAAGCTTACACACTGAAATATGTGGAGAGCTCGAACAAGTGCAACCTGCTGTTGCAAAGTGTGGCCTCCGAGGCACCACGTGCGTTTAATAACTTTTACGCTCTCAAGAAATATGCACACGGCCCTTATTTGGATAACAATGAGACATTCAAAGCTCCTAATATATGGGGCAGTGCCACGTTCTACGATCAAGGTCCGTTCCTCTATGTTGTCGGCGTAGACGAGGCTTACGACATCCCTTGGCGTATTCCATTCCTGTTCCAAGAGACAGACCCTGTGAAGCATACGGGGTATCTGAAGACCATCTTCCCGGCATTTACCACCGACGAATGCCTCTTGAACAGAGCCGAGGCTTACATCATGCTGAAGAAATACGACCTCGCGGCAGCCGATCTCACTCTTTGGATGCAGAACATCCTGAAAACCACGATGGTGCTTACGCCCTCTTCTATCGAGGCTTTCTACAAGCCCATCGGTTATAGCTATGAGGATGCGGACAAGATGCTGTCTACCATCAAGAAGCATCTTCATCCTAAGTTTGCCATCGAGGCAGAAGGCAGCAGGCAAGAATGTATGTTGCAGTGCGTGTTAGGCTTCAAGCGCATCGAAGCCTTGCATACGGGTGCTCGTTGGTTCGACATTAAACGGTATGGCATCGAGATTGTTCGACGTGTCATTGACAGCAGCGGCGTACCCGAGAAAGTGACCGATCGCCTGTTGCAAGACGACCCGCGCCGCGCCATCCAGCTTCCGCCAAGCACGTTGGATGCTGGTCAGACGCCCAATCCGAGAAACTAA
- a CDS encoding SusC/RagA family TonB-linked outer membrane protein yields the protein MKRRMSMILGALFLCIGMAFAQEKISGTVVSGEDGEPIIGASVVAQGDKAKAVTDLNGKFTIHVAEGKLISISYVGMATQTVKAKNGMTVTLNPNQTLQEVVVTGMTTTDKRLFTGATTKIKADDAKISGMPDISRSLEGRAAGVSVQNVSGTFGTAPKIRVRGATSIYGSSKPLWVVDGVIMEDVVNVDADALSSGDASTLISSAIAGLNADDIESFQILKDGSATSIYGARAMAGVIVVTTKKGRAGQVHISYTGEYTMRLIPNYSQLNLMNSQEQMDVYQDMEQKGWLKYAEVANASNSGVYGKMYQMLSAYNPMTGQFLLPNTPEAKAAYLHDAEYRNTNWFSELFSNNIMHNHSVSVTAGTEKAQLYASLSAMLDPGWSLRSNVQRYTLNLNASFNLSKKLQLGLIGNGSYRKQTAPGTLSSGTDPVSGEVSRDFDINPYSYAVNTSRTLDAHTFYTRSYAPFNILHELENNYMDLNVADFRAQAKLSYKPITKVDLSVLGAVKYTGTSREHYITESSNQAQAYRAMYTSVIRNNNPYLYKDPEHLFDLPMSVLPYGGMYHRTDNRMFGWDFRASASYNDVIAKDHIINTYLGMETNSYTRHSSWFQGYGMQYEMGEEANWAYQMFKKKQEDGGSYYGLGNTNTRSAAFFANATYSWKGRYTVNGTLRYEGTNGLGLSRQSRWLPTWNVSAAWNAHEEPWFEKKVGKVMSHFTFKASYSLTADRPPVTNALAIIKSITPWRYFTGNSETGLYRSNPANPDLTYEKKHELNLGVDIGFLKNRINLSVDWYKRNNYDLVGATATDGTDGFSTKYGNVASMESNGLELSLTTNNIKTKNFTWTTNFIYSYIHNEITDLKARTRMYGLVSGSGFARKGYPARSLFSIPFMGLTGDGLPTFRDQDGNISVKGIQFQTSDPEKLNFLKYEGPTDPTNTGSFGNIFTYKGFTLNVFLTYSFGNVVRLNPCFRNSYSDLTATPREFRNRWRIPGDEKTTNIPGIATARQNYEIANLNIAYSAYNYSTERIAKGDFIRLKEVSLGYDLPKKLISNLGLSTISMKLQGTNLLLLYADKKLNGQDPEFFNTGGVAIPMAKQFTFTLRVGL from the coding sequence ATGAAAAGACGAATGAGTATGATTTTGGGAGCCTTATTCCTCTGTATAGGAATGGCATTTGCCCAAGAAAAAATCTCCGGAACAGTCGTTTCCGGAGAAGACGGAGAACCGATCATCGGGGCTTCTGTTGTTGCGCAGGGCGACAAAGCAAAGGCCGTGACCGACTTGAACGGTAAGTTTACCATCCATGTTGCCGAAGGAAAACTCATTTCCATTAGTTATGTGGGAATGGCTACGCAGACCGTGAAAGCTAAAAACGGCATGACCGTCACGCTGAATCCCAATCAGACGTTGCAAGAGGTGGTGGTTACGGGTATGACCACAACCGATAAGCGGCTCTTTACGGGAGCTACCACCAAGATTAAGGCCGACGATGCCAAGATCAGCGGTATGCCCGACATCAGCCGTTCGCTGGAAGGGCGGGCCGCAGGTGTGAGCGTGCAGAACGTATCGGGCACCTTCGGAACGGCTCCCAAGATTAGAGTGCGTGGTGCTACGTCTATCTATGGCAGTTCGAAACCGCTGTGGGTGGTCGACGGTGTCATCATGGAAGATGTGGTGAACGTGGATGCCGACGCGCTGTCTTCGGGCGATGCGTCGACCCTGATCTCGTCGGCTATCGCCGGTTTGAATGCCGACGATATCGAGAGCTTTCAGATTCTTAAAGACGGTTCGGCCACCTCTATCTACGGAGCACGAGCAATGGCGGGCGTGATTGTCGTTACTACTAAGAAAGGACGTGCCGGACAGGTACACATTAGCTATACGGGCGAATACACGATGCGCCTTATTCCCAACTATTCTCAACTCAACTTGATGAACTCGCAAGAGCAAATGGACGTTTATCAGGACATGGAGCAGAAGGGATGGCTAAAATATGCCGAGGTGGCCAATGCTTCTAACTCGGGCGTTTACGGAAAGATGTATCAGATGTTGAGTGCCTATAACCCCATGACCGGGCAGTTTCTCCTACCCAATACGCCCGAGGCAAAAGCGGCTTATCTGCACGATGCCGAGTATCGAAACACCAATTGGTTCAGCGAACTCTTCTCCAACAACATCATGCACAACCATTCGGTGAGCGTTACGGCCGGTACGGAGAAAGCACAACTCTATGCTTCGCTGAGCGCAATGTTAGATCCGGGATGGAGCTTGCGTAGCAATGTGCAACGCTATACTCTCAATCTCAATGCTTCTTTCAACCTGTCGAAGAAGCTGCAACTGGGCCTTATCGGTAATGGATCTTACCGTAAGCAGACGGCTCCTGGCACTTTGAGTTCTGGAACCGATCCCGTGTCGGGCGAAGTGAGTCGCGATTTCGATATCAACCCTTACTCGTATGCGGTGAATACCTCGAGAACGCTGGATGCTCACACGTTCTACACACGCAGTTATGCCCCGTTCAACATTCTGCACGAACTGGAAAACAACTATATGGACCTGAATGTAGCCGACTTCCGAGCACAGGCGAAGTTGAGTTACAAACCTATCACCAAGGTAGACCTTAGTGTTTTAGGCGCAGTAAAATATACCGGGACCTCGCGCGAACATTATATCACGGAGAGTTCAAACCAAGCACAGGCCTACCGAGCTATGTATACGTCGGTGATTCGTAACAATAACCCCTATCTTTACAAAGATCCGGAGCATCTGTTCGACCTCCCTATGTCGGTGTTGCCTTACGGAGGAATGTATCATCGCACGGATAACCGAATGTTCGGATGGGACTTCCGCGCATCGGCCAGCTACAACGACGTTATCGCTAAAGACCATATCATCAATACGTACTTAGGTATGGAGACCAATTCTTATACGCGTCACAGCTCGTGGTTCCAAGGTTATGGCATGCAATACGAGATGGGTGAAGAGGCGAATTGGGCTTATCAGATGTTCAAGAAGAAGCAAGAGGATGGCGGTAGTTATTATGGGCTCGGCAATACCAATACGCGTAGTGCGGCTTTCTTTGCCAATGCTACCTATTCGTGGAAAGGACGCTACACCGTGAACGGCACTTTGCGCTATGAAGGCACCAATGGCTTGGGTCTTTCGCGACAGTCACGATGGCTCCCCACTTGGAATGTGTCGGCAGCATGGAACGCACATGAAGAGCCTTGGTTTGAGAAGAAAGTGGGCAAGGTGATGTCTCATTTCACTTTCAAGGCTTCCTACTCGCTCACAGCTGACCGTCCGCCGGTGACAAACGCTCTGGCGATCATCAAAAGCATCACGCCCTGGCGATATTTCACGGGTAATAGTGAGACAGGATTGTATAGATCGAACCCTGCCAACCCCGACTTGACCTATGAAAAGAAGCATGAACTGAACTTAGGCGTGGACATTGGTTTCCTGAAAAACCGCATTAACCTCTCGGTAGACTGGTATAAACGTAACAACTACGACCTTGTGGGAGCTACGGCTACCGACGGAACCGACGGATTCTCTACCAAATATGGCAATGTAGCCTCGATGGAGAGCAACGGTTTGGAGCTGAGTCTGACCACCAACAACATCAAAACGAAGAACTTTACGTGGACCACCAACTTTATCTACTCGTATATCCATAATGAAATCACAGATTTGAAGGCCCGTACAAGGATGTACGGTTTGGTAAGCGGTTCGGGATTCGCTCGCAAAGGATATCCGGCACGCTCGCTGTTCTCTATTCCTTTCATGGGACTTACGGGCGATGGACTGCCCACTTTCCGCGACCAGGATGGAAATATCTCGGTGAAGGGAATTCAATTCCAAACCTCCGACCCCGAGAAACTGAACTTCCTGAAGTATGAAGGACCTACAGACCCGACGAATACGGGTAGCTTCGGCAATATCTTCACTTACAAGGGATTTACGCTCAACGTGTTTCTCACCTACTCGTTCGGTAATGTGGTGCGGTTGAATCCGTGCTTTAGGAATTCTTATAGCGATCTTACCGCAACTCCAAGAGAGTTTCGCAACCGCTGGAGAATACCCGGTGACGAGAAAACTACGAATATTCCAGGTATCGCAACGGCACGCCAGAACTACGAAATTGCGAATCTCAACATTGCTTACAGTGCCTACAACTACTCGACGGAACGTATTGCCAAGGGCGACTTTATCCGTTTGAAAGAGGTTTCCTTAGGGTACGACCTGCCCAAAAAGCTCATTTCGAACCTCGGTCTTAGCACCATCTCGATGAAGTTGCAGGGCACTAACTTGCTGTTGCTTTATGCCGACAAGAAGCTGAACGGGCAAGACCCCGAGTTCTTTAATACCGGCGGTGTGGCTATTCCGATGGCTAAGCAGTTCACCTTCACACTAAGAGTAGGGCTTTAA
- a CDS encoding putative zinc-binding metallopeptidase: MKKNLFISTCLLGLCTLFAGSCSEDKLSSESVITLGKEGSTPLDQWLKRNYIDTYNIEFKYRYKDVESDFSYYTVPARYDRAVKMANLVKYSCLEAFDEAAGIDFTRNNFPKLIYLMGNWEFKNNGTYILGTAEGGKKILLSGINYIDQVLTDAKSINQYYLKTVYHEFTHILNQTKPYSADFQLVTGKGYVADSWSKEPYVTDNYCLEHGFISAYSQHSDIEDFAEMFSIYVTNTPEQWEKWMKIAEAKGQKGFIVSKLDIVRNYMRDSWGINLDQLRDIFLRRQADIVAGRIDLTDISL, translated from the coding sequence ATGAAAAAGAACCTATTCATATCCACCTGTCTGTTGGGGCTGTGTACGCTTTTCGCAGGCAGTTGCTCAGAAGATAAGCTCTCGTCGGAGAGCGTCATCACCTTGGGCAAAGAAGGGTCGACACCTCTCGACCAATGGCTCAAGCGGAACTACATCGACACGTATAACATCGAGTTCAAATACCGATACAAAGATGTCGAGTCCGACTTCTCTTATTATACCGTTCCCGCCCGATACGACAGAGCCGTGAAGATGGCCAATTTGGTGAAGTATTCCTGCCTCGAGGCGTTCGACGAAGCAGCGGGGATTGACTTCACCCGCAACAACTTTCCCAAACTGATTTACCTCATGGGGAACTGGGAATTCAAGAACAACGGTACCTATATTCTCGGTACGGCAGAAGGAGGAAAGAAGATTTTACTATCGGGTATCAACTACATCGATCAGGTGTTGACGGATGCGAAGAGCATCAACCAGTATTATCTCAAAACTGTTTACCACGAGTTTACTCATATCCTGAACCAGACTAAACCCTATTCTGCCGACTTCCAGCTTGTTACCGGCAAAGGCTATGTGGCCGACAGCTGGAGCAAAGAACCTTATGTGACAGACAACTATTGCTTGGAACATGGTTTTATCTCGGCCTATTCGCAACACTCGGACATAGAAGATTTTGCCGAGATGTTCTCTATCTACGTGACCAATACCCCCGAGCAGTGGGAAAAGTGGATGAAGATAGCAGAGGCTAAAGGTCAGAAAGGCTTTATCGTTTCCAAACTCGACATCGTGCGCAACTATATGCGCGACTCGTGGGGTATCAATCTCGACCAGCTGCGTGACATCTTCCTGCGCCGCCAGGCCGATATTGTTGCAGGTAGAATAGACCTGACCGATATTTCGTTATAA
- a CDS encoding DUF4302 domain-containing protein, with the protein MRRYKIWSVLALLLAMLSLQSCLKEQSDTFDKASSIRLQEYMDKAQTTLVNAPHGWLFEIFPDNTQKYGGFAFTVKFDQQQAEVRSILSPGVVATSYYKMTAEQGPAITFDTYNELMHRFSDPSSEKYQADRGDFEFVVDSISDDLIPVHGYRTKNTMFLRKLTKPAEEYLTDVKTFTADFINATMWAFKGQVNGVEIQGEISPSSRKIVISVGGRQVQEAVVFTDKGVRLYVPISVNGMPLYEFEFDKTTLNYVAKDFYGHSVALQGERPAWYRTFKAHEGTYDLTMTAYVGDASGNYTTSDVTTEVQLVAGSDNNSYLIKGLNDGYDVKLAYDRAKDRLSLNYQVLTTLPNGHTIRMLPWDTQKGYITWTEGVGLSLLWNKNTQTYSFADNGVWKLNGDNVVHGFILYDYDNSGTRLGAAEQPSFYPYIFKGNIPYITKMKTLKKKS; encoded by the coding sequence ATGAGAAGATATAAAATATGGTCAGTGCTCGCACTCTTGCTCGCGATGCTTTCGCTGCAATCGTGCTTGAAAGAACAGTCTGACACTTTCGACAAGGCATCGTCTATCCGGCTGCAAGAGTATATGGACAAGGCGCAAACCACCTTGGTGAATGCACCGCATGGATGGCTCTTCGAGATATTTCCCGACAATACGCAGAAATACGGCGGATTCGCCTTCACGGTCAAATTCGACCAACAACAGGCAGAGGTACGTAGCATTCTCTCGCCCGGTGTTGTGGCCACCTCTTATTATAAGATGACTGCCGAGCAAGGACCCGCTATCACGTTCGATACCTACAACGAATTGATGCACCGCTTCTCTGACCCCTCGTCAGAGAAATACCAAGCGGATCGGGGTGACTTCGAATTCGTCGTAGACAGCATCTCGGACGATTTGATTCCTGTTCACGGCTACCGAACGAAGAATACCATGTTCCTGCGCAAGCTCACCAAGCCCGCCGAAGAGTATCTCACAGACGTGAAGACGTTTACGGCCGATTTCATCAATGCAACCATGTGGGCTTTTAAAGGTCAGGTGAACGGCGTAGAGATACAGGGAGAAATCAGCCCTTCGAGTAGGAAAATCGTTATTTCCGTAGGAGGACGACAAGTGCAGGAAGCCGTGGTCTTCACCGATAAGGGTGTTCGACTCTACGTTCCCATTAGCGTCAACGGTATGCCGCTCTATGAGTTTGAATTCGATAAGACCACCCTCAACTATGTGGCAAAGGATTTCTACGGACATTCTGTAGCCTTGCAAGGCGAACGTCCGGCATGGTACAGAACATTCAAGGCCCATGAAGGAACCTACGACTTGACGATGACGGCCTATGTAGGAGATGCTTCCGGCAATTACACCACATCCGATGTCACCACCGAGGTGCAGTTAGTGGCTGGAAGCGATAACAACTCTTATCTCATCAAAGGATTGAACGATGGCTATGATGTCAAACTGGCTTACGACCGAGCAAAAGATCGACTCAGCCTCAACTACCAAGTCCTCACAACGTTGCCCAACGGCCATACTATCCGAATGCTGCCTTGGGACACGCAGAAAGGATATATTACTTGGACGGAAGGAGTAGGGCTCAGCTTGCTGTGGAACAAAAACACACAGACTTACAGTTTCGCCGACAACGGCGTTTGGAAACTGAATGGCGACAATGTGGTGCACGGTTTCATCCTGTACGACTATGACAATAGCGGAACACGCTTAGGAGCAGCCGAACAACCCTCTTTCTATCCCTATATCTTCAAGGGCAATATCCCTTACATCACAAAAATGAAAACCCTTAAAAAGAAAAGCTAA
- a CDS encoding BACON domain-containing protein — MKKFICFLLAATALFAVGACSNDETGGGRAAKAIVVDSANVLFSDAPGTGKVVVTAANGITKVESSNDWCQATINGNTVVVTVTQNLSRMGRAAQLTIWSGNDSQQITIQQLGLSGIFFSGQEDNLVAYKDTVLTFPLVSPAGYPISVTSTASWMSTTIEKGILKIAVTANTSSNYRTGKLIFTSGPRNDKMEVTVSQGWNMASKVDGAWKLYYYSTADTTGRQPRVWNVTLKNDSMHVAFGSRGNIIIPIKADLLYAKFSIQATVRCGGTYQGYTPFLFFGTPDNKSWSGYNRTTSLAEGRVMADGQGNLRVHFAGNVYDERYEFASFLFYFHDGVPSGLPTSNKTLKSSFNPMFYPYLVKEGAVTP; from the coding sequence ATGAAAAAGTTCATCTGCTTTCTGCTTGCTGCCACGGCCCTGTTTGCCGTCGGTGCCTGCAGCAACGACGAGACCGGCGGGGGCAGAGCCGCCAAGGCCATTGTCGTTGATAGTGCCAATGTGCTCTTCTCCGATGCTCCCGGCACAGGGAAGGTGGTCGTAACGGCAGCCAACGGCATCACTAAGGTCGAGAGCTCTAACGACTGGTGCCAAGCCACCATCAATGGCAACACGGTTGTCGTCACCGTTACGCAAAACCTCTCGCGTATGGGACGTGCAGCGCAGCTCACCATTTGGTCGGGCAATGATTCACAACAAATCACCATCCAGCAACTCGGTTTGTCGGGAATTTTCTTCAGTGGCCAGGAAGATAACCTCGTGGCCTATAAAGATACGGTGCTCACTTTTCCGCTCGTGTCGCCGGCAGGATATCCCATCTCGGTCACAAGCACAGCATCGTGGATGAGCACTACCATCGAAAAGGGTATTCTCAAGATTGCCGTGACAGCCAACACCAGCAGCAACTATCGAACGGGTAAACTCATCTTTACCTCCGGACCACGTAACGACAAGATGGAAGTAACTGTTTCGCAAGGCTGGAACATGGCCTCGAAAGTGGACGGAGCGTGGAAGCTCTACTACTATTCTACCGCCGACACGACAGGACGGCAACCCAGAGTGTGGAACGTCACCCTCAAGAACGACTCGATGCACGTTGCCTTTGGTTCACGCGGCAACATCATCATCCCCATCAAGGCAGATCTGCTTTATGCTAAGTTTTCTATTCAGGCAACGGTGCGTTGTGGTGGAACCTATCAAGGGTACACGCCCTTCTTATTCTTCGGGACGCCCGACAACAAATCGTGGTCTGGCTACAACCGCACCACCTCGCTGGCAGAGGGCCGAGTGATGGCCGACGGTCAAGGCAATCTGCGTGTGCATTTTGCTGGGAATGTTTATGACGAACGTTACGAGTTTGCCTCGTTCCTCTTCTATTTCCACGACGGAGTTCCATCGGGCTTACCCACTAGCAACAAAACCCTTAAGAGCAGCTTTAATCCGATGTTCTACCCTTACTTGGTAAAAGAAGGTGCCGTAACGCCGTAA